From one Triticum urartu cultivar G1812 chromosome 3, Tu2.1, whole genome shotgun sequence genomic stretch:
- the LOC125547549 gene encoding probable fucosyltransferase 8, translating into MEGDLRGRPADAREKRRDAASSAAIVIIFLLVALTHLLVLASHFGAADPLIWWQQRAYAADDGPGGNAVAPDRLLSPYLEDNNPAACLSRHEASRRWKPAAFPVPPYLVERLRRYEANHRRCGPRTALYREAVSRLRSASRNADHAAAGDRHHTCKYVVWIPTEGLGNRMLSLVSTFLYALLTDRVLLVHEPPEMEGLFCEPFPGTTWLLPPADFPHKLDAAAFSSRSKESYVNMLHNNIIRYGYDAQVLPAYVYLHLETVFLLTESIKLRLQNHTFCEEDHRLLNKFDWMVVKSDNYFAVALFMMPMYRRELERMFPAKGAVFHHLGRYLLRPGNRVWGMVDRFFEGYLAGADERLGMHVRNKQIFPVPPEIMFKQILRCAREHHLLPQVLATSEPPTAEAKKKKAVAVLMLSLKPEYHDKLHAMYYTNATVAGDVVVSVHQPSHDGEQQSDARAHNERALAEIYLLSFCDRMVTTGWSTFGYVAQALAGIRPWMLLPVNRSKMRADVACVRPPSVEPCMHPQPSLLTCQQGPRHLDDPVKRVPFLRHCEDVPLGLKLLD; encoded by the coding sequence ATGGAAGGAGATCTGCGAGGTCGACCGGCGGATGCAAGAGAGAAACGCCGGGATGCAGCCAGTTCggccgccatcgtcatcatcttCTTGCTGGTCGCGTTGACGCACCTGCTCGTGTTGGCCTCCCACTTCGGCGCTGCCGACCCTCTGATCTGGTGGCAGCAAAGGGCGTACGCAGCAGATGACGGGCCTGGCGGCAACGCGGTGGCGCCCGACCGGCTCCTCTCCCCGTACTTGGAAGACAACAATCCGGCGGCGTGCCTCAGCCGGCACGAGGCCTCCAGGCGCTGGAAGCCCGCGGCGTTCCCTGTGCCCCCCTACCTGGTGGAGAGGCTGAGGCGGTACGAGGCCAACCACCGTCGGTGCGGCCCGCGCACGGCGCTCTACCGCGAGGCCGTTTCGCGGCTCCGGTCTGCCTCCCGCAACGCAGACCACGCCGCCGCCGGCGATCGTCATCATACATGCAAGTACGTGGTGTGGATCCCAACCGAGGGCCTCGGCAACCGGATGCTCAGCCTCGTCTCCACCTTCCTATACGCGCTCCTCACCGACCGCGTCCTCCTCGTCCATGAGCCCCCGGAGATGGAGGGCCTCTTCTGCGAGCCCTTCCCCGGGACCACGTGGCTGCTCCCGCCGGCCGATTTCCCCCACAAGCTCGAcgccgccgccttctcctccCGCTCCAAGGAGAGCTACGTCAACATGCTCCATAACAACATCATCCGCTACGGCTACGACGCGCAGGTGCTGCCGGCTTACGTCTACCTCCACCTGGAGACCGTGTTTCTTCTCACCGAGAGCATAAAGCTCCGGCTCCAGAACCACACGTTCTGCGAAGAGGACCACCGTTTGCTCAACAAGTTCGACTGGATGGTGGTCAAGTCCGACAACTACTTTGCGGTGGCGCTGTTCATGATGCCCATGTACCGCCGCGAGCTTGAACGGATGTTCCCGGCGAAAGGGGCGGTGTTCCACCATCTTGGCAGGTACCTCCTCCGCCCGGGGAACCGGGTGTGGGGGATGGTGGACAGGTTCTTTGAGGGGTACCTCGCCGGTGCCGACGAGCGTCTCGGCATGCATGTGCGCAACAAGCAGATCTTCCCGGTGCCGCCCGAGATCATGTTCAAACAGATCCTCCGGTGCGCGCGGGAGCATCATCTTTTGCCGCAGGTACTAGCCACCAGCGAACCACCGACGGCGGaggcgaagaagaagaaggccgtCGCAGTCCTGATGCTTTCCCTGAAGCCTGAGTACCATGACAAGCTGCACGCCATGTACTACACGAACGCGACGGTGGCCGGCGACGTGGTGGTGTCGGTGCACCAGCCGAGCCACGACGGGGAGCAGCAGTCGGACGCGCGGGCACACAACGAGCGGGCCCTGGCGGAGATCTACCTGCTGAGTTTCTGTGACAGGATGGTGACGACGGGGTGGTCCACGTTTGGGTACGTCGCGCAGGCGCTGGCTGGGATTCGGCCGTGGATGCTGTTGCCGGTGAACCGGAGCAAGATGAGAGCCGACGTGGCTTGCGTGAGGCCGCCGTCTGTGGAGCCCTGCATGCATCCGCAACCGTCATTGCTCACGTGCCAGCAGGGGCCGCGGCATCTGGACGATCCCGTGAAGCGTGTGCCGTTCCTGCGCCACTGCGAAGACGTGCCTCTTGGTCTCAAGCTCTTGGATTGA